The DNA region AGCACAGCTTACCCAgtcgcctctctctctctctctctctctctctctttctcttttacCTCTCTCTCACTCACACGATCTGTCCTCAGAAAacaattagaaaaaaaagagaagcaaaTCTCAAGCGTCGATTCAGTAAGATCTAACGATGGAGAAAGTGATCCGCGCCAAACCAATAGAAAACAAGGGTGAAGATAGATAAGAGATTGATTTTGGGCCTTTGATTTAAAAATCAATCAATGGTTCAGAAAAAAGACAGTacaaattatttctttttttgtttacaattattgtaaaattatttaaactttaaatactttgatatcataatttaaaacttttaatctgtattttgtatttgaattttcaaattgtatgattaattaaaaattaagatttaatgttttatgtGACATAGAATATGTGGTTTGTGATGTATGTGGTTTGGAGTTTAGGGATTGAAGTTATATTTATGAATATActgattttattaagttttaataGTTTGTATAACTTcgtattttagtatatatatataagtgttataaatttaaaatgttatgatttaatttttttgtatatctTGGAATATATGATATAGGGTTTGGAGTATAAGTAGAGCTATGAGTatatttagggtttgaattaTAATGTTTAACCTTGAATATTTCTGTATGATATATAATCTGAATGTTTGGATTAAAATGTTTAAAGTTgaagatttatgtataaaataaaattaaagaaatagGGTTTGGGATGTAGTTAGGGTTTAGggcatgtttagggtttagaatttaaggtattttcttttgtttttcctaatttattattagtgttGGATTTTCCATTTATCATATTAagttaactttttttattaattattgcttttaaaatcattaataaatataattcactctaataaaacacaattaaatcatcaataaatataatttggatGTGATACAGAGATTTGATAAACATAgtctttattttataatgaattttcaaatttattgaaCAATCATAAAagaatgttcttttttttttggtcaacaaatcaaaattttaaatataacatgGTGCCACTTATCGAACAATCATATAGTTTtccattaaaaatttaaaacccacAAAGTCAATACATGAAAACATGAACTAAAAGTCTATACATGAAAACATGAACTAAAAGCATCAACCTCTTCTCTTCACCACCATCAAGCTATCCTTTAGTGCTTCTTATTAGAACAATCACTCTCAGCATGAGCTCCACGGTAGTAACCATCACCAAAAGTATTCTTGTTACCTACAGCTGGACTACTATAATCCCCCACGTTTCCATGACTAACACTGTTAGCACTTTTTGATGTATTAGCTTGTTGAGCAGGAAGCTTCTTATCATCCACACCAGAGACATTAGAGCTTACAACATACTCGACATTCCTTGTAAATGTTGTAGTGTCTCTTAGCAAATAACTCGGTGCACTACCGCGAGTAGCTGGAATTGTATTATCCGCCTTGTTGGCATGACCTATACTGTTAGCACTTCTTGAAGGAGCAGGAGGTGGATTAAAAGAAGGTGGAATGGTTCGTTTCTGAGCTTGTTGAGCAGGGAGCTTCTCATTATCCACACCAGAAACATTATTCTCACGCACTGTAAGTTTTGTAGAGTCTCTTGGCTGAGATGGGGCATTACTAACAGACGCTTGAGTATGAACTTCAGAGGAACCCTTGAGGGAAGCTTCTGCTACCTGCAATTCAAAGCAAAATAAAACAGAGCACGCAGGGTTTAGATTACTCCACTAAAGCTACCAAATTGAGAATGAGCAGAGAGTAAAAGTACCATAGAGCCAAAGGGTCTTGCTCCTGGTTCTAGTGGGCTCGGATACCTCGTCATCACTAccactactactactactatcAGAAGTAATCTCAATAGCGGAATCCATCAGGAGATCTCCTACGAGGACTGACTTGGTACTTATTCACAGCAGCTTCAAGACCAGCGATATCAGCAGGAACAATCACAGTGACCTGGACATAAACATCATGTAACTCATTCAAATTGAAATCCTATATCATTCAGAATCAGAGAAACTATAATTGACACTGTAATTAAAAAATTGGGTTTCTTACAGTGATCCCCATCTTGGGAAGGAAAGTCTCCACAAAGATTAACTTATTAACGCTTCACACTTGGGCTGCTCTGGAAACAAATATCAGAAATAAAAAGCAGAAGTCGAGGAGAGGAGGGTTGAATCGTCTTATGGAGGACAGACGTCTTAGCTTTGGCCGAGAGAGTGAGAGGGATGAATCGTGAGGTCGATTCCAGTCAAACTCCCGTGACTTTTGATCTTAGTTTTTCAATTCCCATCGTGAGAGATAGAACTGAATCTGTACGAGAGATAGGGTTGTCGTGAAAGATGGAGAAAATATTTGAGTTTTAGGGCTCTGCTCTAAGGTTAGAGTATAtgatttagattttatgttttaggggtTTTGGAGGGTtgcaaaacaaaattgaatgaGAGGGAAAACGAAAAAAAGTAGAAGAGAGATACTTGTTTTTCCAGTAATAATCTGGCGGAAAAATGAATTATATGTTGTGTTATGATAGCGCTTAATTTAAGATCTGCAATAGTAAAGCGTCGGTACTTCGTAAATTAACGcgcttaaaaaaaatattttctcgcGATAGCAAACATAGCGTATTAAATTCAAAAACGCTATCAAAAAGACCAATGTTAGTATACAATAGCAGAATTGTCAAAAACGCTATAATCTAATGCTATTAATacccacatttcctgtagtgtATGGCCAGAtctgaaattttcaaaattataaatattattataaacttTAATTACTTTTTGATAATTGTGGAgcttatgtatatgtatataacttcCAGAAAATTTAGGAGGCAAGACCAATATTTTACTAGATTGTGTCTAAATCCGACCTTGACTACGCCTACATTTTGTGTGTATATTATACATTTGTTGTAACATCTCATAGTTTCATTAATTTAAAGATTTTGTAAAGGTATGTGATCTTAATCTATAATACCTTTGTGTCAAATTTGTAAGAAACCGAATTAATTTGTACCACTCTGAACAGCAAATACGTTAAGtagaatagagagagagataaattAATTGGAGAATTACttagtatatttatttacttttgtttatacaaatcaacaacatatgtatattatatttatctattaccaGCTTCACTTCTCAAATTCTCATGATTCCAAAAAATAACGAAAtcacaacaaaataaaatagatgtaAGATATACAACAACAAACGtaataaatattacaaagaGTAATTATTTAACGAATGTGATAATATATGACTATGCAAGAAAATACCGTGCTCGGTCATGAGCTGACagagaggagaaagagagaccTAAACCCGGAACCGCAAACGCAGCCGCTTCAACCGCCATTTGCGTCTGAATCGCTTCGAGCTCAACTCCTGCGTCTACGAACTCTTTTACCAAATTACTATAAAACCCCTTGATCTTCTTCACGAGTCTCACGTAATGAAGTCTCAACCATCTCAGCTTCATCCTcctcaccatcttcttcaacgAGAATCCACCACGTGACACCACATTGTTCTTCCCGCCAAGACGCACAACCCGTGTCTTACGACGGCGGATATGAATCTTCCGGCGACTCCGAGACCACCGGAACATGGAGGTTTCGGGGACACAAGGATCCATATGGTTAGCTACTAATcgtgagagaagaagaagaagaagaagaagagagagatattAGTACTGTTTGGAGAGGCACATtaagaaatttatatatacacaccCATATAGATAtcgtgtgtgtatatatattttagttttgaggTCAGTGATGAAACTTTCATGTGACATGTGACATGTGACATTCTATGTAAAATAGTATTTTCATGGTCTGAATGAAACAATACCGGTTACAGTGCTTTTTGTTTGTATATGCAGTTTTGGCACAATGGGTATGGTCTATATACCACGACACTAATATCAACTGGACCACACATCAAACTGTTTGTTTCAGATTCTAAATTAATCacttcctatatatatataaagttcaaTAAAGACATCAAAGCTCAGAAGCTGCTTTGGGCCATACTTTGCATTAACTTgtgttattaatttattcttAAGATTGGATTGCTCAGACATGTGATTTTTTTCTGTAGAATTGATTCTTCTTTATCTACTGTTCTCAAAAATATATTCCTTCATTCATTCATCGTTACTCAAACAATATAATTAACTTTATGTTTACGTAGGCATGCACTCATCGGTTTAGCCTGACTTGAAACCTCGGTTTTTATTAGTTCTTAATATTTTAGCTGTGAACCTTAAttgaaacatataaaaattgacATTTCATTGAAATGTTAGTACATACGTAAAGCTATTGTTGGGACCAA from Raphanus sativus cultivar WK10039 chromosome 8, ASM80110v3, whole genome shotgun sequence includes:
- the LOC108822920 gene encoding helicase-like transcription factor CHR27, with the translated sequence MTRYPSPLEPGARPFGSMVAEASLKGSSEVHTQASVSNAPSQPRDSTKLTVRENNVSGVDNEKLPAQQAQKRTIPPSFNPPPAPSRSANSIGHANKADNTIPATRGSAPSYLLRDTTTFTRNVEYVVSSNVSGVDDKKLPAQQANTSKSANSVSHGNVGDYSSPAVGNKNTFGDGYYRGAHAESDCSNKKH